A single Leishmania major strain Friedlin complete genome, chromosome 24 DNA region contains:
- a CDS encoding putative protein kinase, with amino-acid sequence MEGPSDKLLREPFQASLKRERSSSYTTERGRPTSPHLRRLRPLTTSSSEGKGAADGDGEEDPHARRHAEPELFELTPLGGTANINVRATRFGVEGLRIGRDPSCCDLVLPSNLVSRLHCVLSVLGDDVFVHDNSFNGTFINGRRVGRGRCSALHPRDTLSFLNPTLEEASRCGFEFASLPGHSSSGFTAVEGLQRYELGPVLGQGSLAAVRLGIDGETGAPVAIKLIERGRFSCEEAAASLHTEIEMMRSMDHPHVVRVVDAFEGSGCVALVMEYVRGGDLFDYIVGRGRNPFTEAEARHLFGQLLEAVLYIHGRSIIHCDLKPENVLVDVVKRGTDDEVDTTSASATATATTLQTDGDAALSVVDDHQAEAKAVSPYDVRLKLADFGSAKYEGGGAGGGMLETTGAATPVYAAPELACFPADGAPPQEISAAVDVWSLGVLLYILCSGTVPKPPRSDTVVAFNRSMTHLSVLCKDLIARMMTVDPSQRPSLADVCHHPWLDGVTISGAPDRGALGSKDVLSVTAKLSPSFPEAAKPL; translated from the coding sequence ATGGAGGGGCCCTCTGACAAACTTTTGCGGGAGCCCTTCCAAGCCAGCCTCAAGCGAGAGCGCTCCAGCTCCTACACCACCGAGAGAGGCAGACCGACGTCTCCGCATCTTCGGCGGCTTCGGCCCCTGACGACATCGTCTTCTGAGGGCAAAGGCGCTgcggacggcgacggcgaggaagACCCGCATGCTCGGCGGCACGCCGAGCCGGAGCTCTTCGAACTCACTCCTCTTGGCGGAACCGCCAACATAAACGTGCGTGCGACGCGCTTTGGTGTAGAGGGTCTTCGCATCGGGCGCGATCCCAGCTGCTGTGACCTGGTGCTTCCCTCGAACTTGGTGTCGCGGCTTCATTGCGTGCTCTCTGTTCTTGGTGATGACGTGTTCGTGCACGACAACAGCTTCAACGGCACTTTCATCAATGGCCGCCGGGTGGGGCGAGGCCGATGCTCTGCGTTGCATCCGCGCGACACACTTTCCTTCCTGAACCCCACACTAGAGGAGGCAAGCCGGTGTGGGTTTGAGTTTGCGTCGTTGCCGGGGCACTCCTCATCAGGCTTTACAGCAGTGGAAGGACTGCAGCGGTACGAGCTAGGGCCGGTGCTGGGCCAGGGGAgcttggcggcggtgcggcttGGTATAGACGGGGAGACGGGGGCACCAGTCGCTATCAAACTGATTGAGCGGGGGCGCTTCTCCTGtgaggaggctgcggccTCACTGCACACGGAAATTGAAATGATGCGCAGCATGGATCACCCACACGTTGTACGGGTGGTGGACGCGTTTGAGGGCAGCGGCTGTGTCGCATTGGTCATGGAGTAcgtgcgaggcggcgaccTGTTCGACTACATCGTCGGGCGTGGACGCAACCCTTTCACCGAGGCTGAAGCGCGCCATCTCTTTGGGCAGCTCCTCGAAGCGGTTTTGTACATTCACGGTCGAAGCATAATCCACTGCGATCTCAAGCCAGAGAACGTGCTTGTTGACGTCGTCAAGAGAGGGACCGATGACGAGGTTGACACGACCTCAGCCTCGGCaacggcaacggcgacgacgctgcagaccgacggcgatgccgcgctcTCCGTCGTGGACGATCATCAGGCGGAGGCAAAGGCGGTTTCGCCATACGACGTGAGGCTAAAGCTGGCGGACTTTGGCAGTGCCAAGtacgaaggcggcggcgcaggggGCGGCATGCTAGAGAccaccggtgccgccacgCCAGTCTACGCAGCGCCGGAGCTGGCGTGTTTTCCTGCGGACGGAGCTCCACCGCAGGAGATCAGTGCGGCGGTGGATGTGTGGTCTCTGGGAGTGCTCCTGTACATTCTCTGCTCTGGCACCGTACCGAAGCCCCCCCGCTCTGACACAGTCGTCGCCTTCAACCGGTCCATGACACATCTATCCGTTCTGTGTAAGGACCTCATTGCGCGCATGATGACCGTGGACCCATCGCAGCGCCCTTCCCTCGCCGACGTCTGTCATCACCCCTGGCTCGACGGCGTCACGATCTCCGGCGCACCGGACAGAGGCGCACTGGGCAGCAAAGACGTCTTGTCTGTGACGGCGAAGCTGTCGCCGAGCTTtccggaggcggcgaagccgCTGTAG
- a CDS encoding putative transcription elongation factor, which produces MSDSVQLPASSEASPPSPPPPPGVPTHSVSPLAAPSREAEDVQHSSAASPLKRPRVAEPVTHFLTPNALGGLRHSSNSVSPSPATLTAERVCHDAHADTDAVSPKQARVESRSVTPRSPYSNLPRKIPRKTPVSSPTSSLANSTLVTPPTAAAASHACTSAPSVTTAAKRITLHQRWAALLHGVLMKERPSSESERVMGLCVRIVESIPGDMEQTKDTFQTLLFNIKDSKNGELRRKVVEGELLVERLVTMDDLELANPELRKHIEEKIEERSKDTNLSEIRKAMRTSNSTLFKCRVCGARDSSWEQRQTRSGDEPMTVIITCNKCNTQWRKY; this is translated from the coding sequence ATGTCAGACTCCGTCCAGCTGCCTGCTTCATCcgaggcgtcgccgccgagtccgccgcctccgcctggTGTGCCGACGCATTCTGTGTCACCGctagcagcgccgtcgcgagaggcggaggacgTGCAACACTCATCGGCCGCTTCCCCGCTGAAGCGCCCACGCGTCGCCGAGCCCGTTACTCACTTTCTCACTCCCAACGCTCTAGGTGGACTCAGGCATAGCTCCAACTCGGTTTCGCCCTCCCCTGCGACTTTGACAGCGGAGCGAGTCTGCCATGACGCCCATGCCGATACCGACGCGGTCTCGCCGAAGCAAGCGAGGGTTGAAAGCAGGTCTGTCACACCGCGATCTCCCTACTCCAACCTGCCGCGCAAGATCCCTCGCAAGACGCCCGTCTCGAGCCCCACCTCGTCCCTCGCAAACTCCACGCTTGTCACGCCTCcgactgccgccgctgcatctcACGCATGCACGTCGGCGCCTAGCGTGACAACCGCGGCGAAGAGGATCACGCTGCATCAGCGGTGGGCGGCGTTACTGCATGGCGTGCTCATGAAGGAGCGGCCGTCGAGCGAGTCTGAGCGGGTGAtgggtctgtgtgtgcgtatcgTGGAATCGATTCCGGGCGATATGGAGCAAACGAAAGACACTTTTCAGACGCTGCTGTTCAACATCAAGGACTCCAAGAACGGCGAGTTGCGACggaaggtggtggagggagagCTGCTGGTGGAGCGACTCGTCACGATGGACGACCTTGAGCTGGCCAAtccggagctgcgcaagcatATCGAAGAGAAGATTGAGGAGCGCTCCAAGGACACAAACCTCAGCGAGATTAGGAAGGCAATGCGGACGAGCAACTCGACACTCTTCAAGTgccgcgtctgcggcgccCGAGACTCCTCCtgggagcagcggcagacgcgcTCGGGCGATGAGCCGATGACGGTGATCATCACGTGCAACAAATGCAACACGCAGTGGCGCAAGTACTAA